The following proteins come from a genomic window of Flavobacterium crocinum:
- a CDS encoding cysteine desulfurase family protein: MSHQQNIYLDNNATTRVDERVLNAIIPYFTDLYANSTSSHIAGLTINEAVENAAWQVADLINANAEEIIFTSGATEAINLAIKGLANQDKKHIITIQTEHKAVLETCLFMENIGFDVSYLPVDRNGILDFHFLNQTITDKTLIFIGMFSNNETGVIQNMLEISKLLKSKNVLFMCDATQAVGKIPIDVKTLGIDLLTLSAHKFYGPKGIGALYVSAKAKIKLIPQILGGGQQRKLRSGTLNVPGIIGLGKASEIAVNELEKDLDRIFLLRNKLESGLLQFKGSFVNGSIPNRIYNTTNICFPGVNSEQLIMALGNISVSNGSSCSSVTSEPSHVLKAMELSDEEALSSIRFSLGRFTTDEEIDITVERVLSLAQQLVLPRRH, from the coding sequence ATGTCACATCAACAAAATATTTATCTGGATAATAATGCCACGACTCGTGTTGATGAACGCGTTTTGAATGCAATAATTCCTTATTTCACAGATTTGTATGCCAATTCTACAAGCAGTCATATTGCTGGATTAACAATAAACGAAGCTGTAGAAAATGCTGCCTGGCAGGTTGCTGATTTAATTAATGCCAATGCTGAAGAAATTATTTTTACTTCCGGCGCTACAGAAGCTATCAATTTAGCCATTAAAGGTCTCGCAAACCAAGACAAAAAACATATTATTACAATTCAAACAGAACACAAAGCAGTTCTTGAAACTTGCCTTTTTATGGAAAATATTGGTTTTGATGTCAGTTATTTACCTGTTGATAGAAATGGTATTTTAGACTTTCATTTTCTAAATCAAACTATTACAGATAAAACACTGATTTTCATTGGAATGTTTTCGAATAATGAAACGGGTGTTATTCAAAATATGCTTGAAATTTCTAAACTGTTGAAAAGTAAAAATGTACTTTTTATGTGTGATGCGACACAAGCAGTTGGCAAAATTCCAATTGATGTCAAAACTTTAGGAATTGATCTTTTAACTTTATCTGCGCATAAATTTTATGGCCCAAAAGGAATTGGTGCCTTGTATGTTTCGGCGAAAGCCAAAATCAAACTGATTCCTCAAATTCTAGGCGGAGGACAACAGCGAAAACTACGCAGCGGCACGCTCAATGTGCCTGGAATTATAGGTTTAGGTAAAGCATCTGAAATAGCTGTAAATGAATTAGAAAAAGATTTAGATAGAATTTTTCTATTGCGAAATAAACTCGAATCTGGCTTATTGCAATTTAAAGGTTCTTTTGTCAACGGAAGCATTCCAAACAGAATTTATAATACTACCAATATTTGCTTTCCGGGTGTGAATTCAGAACAGCTTATTATGGCATTGGGAAATATTTCGGTTTCTAATGGTTCGTCTTGTTCTTCGGTTACTTCTGAGCCTTCACATGTTCTGAAAGCGATGGAGCTATCTGATGAAGAAGCTTTGAGTTCCATTCGTTTTAGTTTGGGACGATTTACTACTGATGAAGAAATTGATATTACTGTTGAGCGGGTTTTATCTTTGGCTCAGCAATTGGTTTTGCCACGAAGGCACTAA
- a CDS encoding nucleotidyltransferase family protein, whose translation MKDKFQNKTGIIILAAGNSSRLGRPKQLLEYKESTLLKNTISEALKIKNALILVVTGANHDTIQKEFNFPEIKICLNADWQNGMSSSIVKGLSDLLNINPDCEQCIFAVCDQPFVTNLIFENLIIEQDKTKKGIIASAYSETLGTPVLFDKKYFKELLNLTGQEGAKKLIKKHSEDTASISFEKGNVDIDTEDDYSKLIS comes from the coding sequence ATGAAAGATAAATTTCAAAATAAAACAGGAATCATCATTTTGGCCGCTGGAAATTCTTCCAGACTAGGCCGTCCCAAACAATTGCTGGAATACAAAGAATCGACACTTTTAAAAAACACGATTTCCGAAGCTTTAAAGATCAAAAATGCTTTAATATTAGTTGTAACAGGTGCAAACCACGATACGATCCAAAAAGAGTTTAATTTTCCTGAAATAAAAATTTGTTTAAATGCAGATTGGCAAAACGGAATGTCATCTTCAATTGTCAAAGGATTAAGTGATTTATTGAACATAAATCCCGATTGTGAGCAATGTATTTTTGCGGTTTGCGATCAGCCTTTTGTGACGAATTTAATATTTGAAAATCTTATAATCGAACAGGATAAAACCAAAAAAGGAATTATCGCTTCAGCATATTCCGAAACTTTGGGAACTCCGGTTTTATTCGATAAAAAATATTTTAAAGAATTATTGAACTTAACAGGACAGGAAGGAGCAAAAAAACTCATTAAAAAACATTCAGAAGACACTGCCTCGATTTCATTTGAAAAAGGAAATGTAGATATCGATACAGAGGATGATTATAGTAAACTGATTTCGTAA
- a CDS encoding XdhC family protein, producing the protein MKEISEILKAYSKAKSEDKKTALATVVKVEGSSYRQPGARMLVTEDGQLTGAISGGCLEGDALRKALLAIHQKQNKLITYNTSNEDDAELGLQLGCNGIVHILFEYIDDEESNNPIKLLKQLELERKEAVIVTVFSLKRNAFQIGTTLFFRKDSPVLNHNDEVLNLIAYAKEVLQTKISIVRKLQTENEALIEYINPPISLVIAGAGNDVQPLVKMASILGWKITIGDGRATHTTEKRFPKADTVQIAKSEQFLENIIIDEQTYFVLMTHNYKYDLAVLKQLLETNCKYIGILGPKTKLNRMLDDLENEGIKLNGEQLERIYSPIGLDIGAETSEEIALSVVAEIKAFSAGKTGTSLKYKLGKIHDEVPYER; encoded by the coding sequence ATGAAAGAAATTAGCGAAATTCTTAAAGCCTATTCAAAAGCAAAATCGGAAGATAAGAAAACAGCTCTGGCCACAGTGGTTAAAGTTGAAGGATCCTCTTACCGTCAGCCTGGAGCTCGTATGCTTGTTACAGAAGATGGCCAGCTAACTGGTGCAATAAGCGGCGGATGTCTGGAAGGAGATGCTCTTCGAAAAGCATTGCTTGCCATTCATCAAAAACAAAACAAGCTTATAACTTATAATACCAGTAATGAAGATGATGCTGAACTAGGTTTACAGTTGGGGTGTAACGGAATTGTTCATATCCTTTTTGAATATATTGATGATGAAGAATCGAATAATCCGATCAAGCTTTTAAAACAATTAGAATTAGAAAGAAAAGAAGCCGTAATTGTTACTGTTTTTTCACTCAAAAGAAACGCTTTTCAAATAGGAACGACCCTATTTTTTAGAAAAGACAGTCCAGTCTTAAATCACAATGACGAAGTTTTAAATTTGATTGCTTACGCGAAAGAAGTGTTGCAAACCAAAATATCAATAGTAAGAAAACTTCAAACTGAAAACGAAGCTTTAATTGAATATATCAATCCGCCAATTTCTCTTGTAATTGCCGGAGCTGGAAATGATGTACAGCCTTTAGTAAAAATGGCTTCTATATTGGGCTGGAAAATTACTATTGGCGATGGACGTGCCACACATACTACAGAAAAGCGTTTTCCAAAGGCAGATACAGTTCAGATTGCTAAGTCCGAACAATTTCTGGAAAATATTATAATTGACGAGCAGACTTATTTTGTTTTAATGACCCACAATTATAAATATGATTTAGCGGTTCTAAAACAGCTTTTGGAAACCAATTGTAAATACATCGGAATTCTTGGTCCTAAAACCAAGTTAAACCGAATGTTGGATGATCTTGAAAATGAAGGAATAAAGCTTAACGGCGAACAATTGGAACGCATCTACAGTCCGATTGGTTTAGATATTGGAGCAGAAACTTCAGAAGAAATTGCTTTATCTGTTGTAGCAGAAATTAAAGCTTTTTCAGCAGGAAAGACTGGAACTTCTTTAAAATACAAATTAGGAAAAATTCATGATGAGGTGCCGTATGAAAGATAA
- a CDS encoding response regulator transcription factor, whose protein sequence is MSQNPSIENQLMTTFLEQKFEVEESNDIEMYKQFVANYVKIEQCVAVLSDYQADCSYIYAGSFGAVFGLPDEKSVIDSAFEECIFTKIIADDLLERHVLELNFYQFLKGIPKEEYSNYSTFSRLRMKSTAEKNIYINHRTIYLKTFSNGSISLALCLYLPSTDLQSRTGIDGKIINIQTGEVIESEKYKNNSETILSKREIEVLSSVAKGNKSEQIASEMHISVYTVRRHRQNIIEKLKVTNTAEAVQTAFAMGII, encoded by the coding sequence ATGTCACAAAATCCTTCAATCGAAAATCAATTAATGACCACATTTTTAGAACAAAAATTTGAGGTTGAAGAATCTAATGATATCGAAATGTACAAACAGTTTGTGGCCAATTATGTAAAGATTGAACAATGTGTAGCTGTTCTGTCCGATTATCAGGCCGACTGCAGTTATATATATGCAGGAAGTTTTGGTGCCGTTTTCGGACTTCCGGATGAAAAATCTGTAATTGATTCGGCTTTTGAAGAATGTATTTTTACAAAAATAATTGCAGATGATTTATTAGAACGTCATGTTTTAGAACTCAATTTTTATCAGTTTTTAAAAGGTATTCCGAAAGAAGAATATAGTAATTACAGTACTTTCAGCCGTCTTCGAATGAAAAGTACTGCAGAAAAAAATATTTATATTAATCATCGAACGATTTACCTTAAAACATTCAGCAACGGAAGTATTTCACTTGCCTTGTGTTTGTATCTTCCGTCAACAGATTTACAATCCAGAACCGGAATTGATGGAAAAATCATCAATATTCAGACAGGAGAAGTTATTGAATCTGAAAAGTATAAAAACAATTCAGAAACCATACTGTCCAAAAGAGAAATAGAAGTTTTAAGCAGTGTAGCAAAAGGAAATAAAAGTGAGCAAATTGCCTCCGAAATGCATATTTCAGTCTACACTGTTCGTCGACACAGACAAAATATTATTGAAAAATTAAAGGTGACCAATACAGCAGAGGCAGTGCAGACCGCTTTTGCAATGGGAATTATTTAA
- a CDS encoding DUF1349 domain-containing protein, with protein sequence MKTIFYSAITILSLSVLSGCNNKNETAKTTMKEETKLDSAIVNGLPCDIKLSNIHFTKAINGADTLIKKEAKEKIIFKAGEKSDYFSDPDGKLSNTTAPMLLSKVDNTKPFTLTAKVTPEFTEKGLYNAGVLYIYANDSFYQKFCFEQDERGNHRIVTVRTIETSDDNNHDVVKEPSVYMKISSDTKTVASYYSLDKKNWQMVRLYKNNYPKEIWVGISTQCPVDKGTQSIFEEINLEEKSVSDFRLGI encoded by the coding sequence ATGAAAACAATTTTTTATAGCGCTATTACTATTTTGAGTCTTTCTGTATTATCAGGCTGTAATAACAAAAATGAAACTGCAAAAACAACAATGAAAGAAGAAACAAAATTAGATTCTGCAATTGTTAATGGTTTACCATGTGATATTAAGTTATCAAACATACATTTTACTAAAGCAATAAATGGCGCTGATACCTTAATTAAAAAAGAAGCAAAAGAGAAAATCATCTTTAAAGCCGGAGAAAAATCAGATTATTTCTCTGATCCTGACGGAAAATTATCCAATACCACCGCTCCAATGCTTTTATCAAAAGTAGACAATACCAAACCTTTTACGCTTACCGCTAAAGTTACTCCTGAATTTACTGAAAAGGGACTTTATAATGCCGGAGTTCTATACATTTATGCAAATGACAGCTTTTATCAGAAATTCTGTTTTGAACAGGACGAAAGAGGCAATCACAGAATTGTAACGGTACGTACCATAGAAACTTCTGATGACAATAATCATGATGTTGTAAAAGAACCTTCAGTCTACATGAAAATCTCTTCTGATACCAAAACGGTTGCGAGTTATTATTCATTAGATAAAAAGAACTGGCAAATGGTGCGTTTATATAAAAACAATTATCCAAAAGAAATTTGGGTTGGAATTAGCACACAATGTCCTGTAGATAAAGGAACTCAAAGTATTTTTGAAGAAATTAATCTGGAAGAAAAAAGTGTTTCTGATTTTCGTTTAGGAATATAA
- a CDS encoding YegP family protein produces the protein MGKFVITTRANGEFQFNLKAGNGQTILTSEGYTTKAACNNGIESVKNNAADDNRYDRKEAKNGKPYFNLKAGNGQIIGSSEMYESVAARENGIESVKKNAPDATIDDQTS, from the coding sequence ATGGGAAAATTTGTAATTACGACCAGAGCCAACGGAGAGTTTCAATTTAATTTAAAAGCTGGTAATGGCCAGACTATTTTAACAAGCGAAGGTTATACCACAAAAGCAGCTTGTAATAATGGTATTGAATCTGTAAAAAACAATGCAGCTGATGACAATCGTTATGATAGAAAAGAAGCTAAAAACGGAAAACCGTATTTTAATCTAAAAGCTGGAAATGGACAAATTATTGGTTCAAGCGAAATGTACGAAAGTGTTGCCGCTAGAGAAAACGGAATCGAATCTGTAAAGAAAAATGCTCCTGATGCGACTATAGATGATCAAACATCATAA
- a CDS encoding gliding motility-associated C-terminal domain-containing protein translates to MKMQIKFGIILIFCFGKVFSQTVNTGVLTIEPNTDFSTFFAFDNKASGDILHNGNFYAYSDFKNDGLFTYSDLSNGKTFFIGNSNQIIEGGSISEFQNVEFNNISSKFPFSLKTTVVINKLASFKNGIVDGSNDAGKMIFNANTSHSDTSNLSFVDGRVEKIGAEKFEFPIGDDVYYRPSLNDANSNPDNTYTTEYFFETIGNIHPYTSKEESIVTIDEAEYWNLTQEQGTDKAVLSLTLDKNTTPAIFFQESNDTELAIVRWDAPTSKWINEKGVTTDLLTGAEYTKLVTTQVSGYSIFTIALVKKANPEPPSNEIVIYNAVSPNGDGINDTFHIKGIDNFPNNKVEIYNRWGVKVYDAKSYNESDNMFRGYSEGRDTVKKNEGLPDGTYFYILEYESAGKTKRRTGYLYISKENK, encoded by the coding sequence ATGAAGATGCAGATAAAATTTGGTATAATTTTAATTTTTTGTTTTGGGAAAGTTTTTTCACAAACTGTCAATACAGGCGTGTTAACAATTGAACCCAATACTGATTTTTCGACCTTTTTTGCTTTTGATAATAAAGCTAGTGGGGATATTTTGCACAATGGAAATTTTTATGCCTATTCAGATTTTAAAAATGACGGCCTGTTTACTTATAGTGATTTATCGAATGGAAAAACTTTTTTTATTGGTAATTCCAATCAAATAATAGAAGGGGGATCCATTTCAGAATTTCAGAATGTAGAATTCAATAACATTTCCAGTAAGTTTCCTTTTTCCTTAAAAACTACTGTTGTTATTAATAAACTTGCTTCATTTAAGAACGGAATTGTAGATGGCTCTAATGATGCAGGAAAAATGATTTTTAATGCAAATACCTCCCATTCAGATACCAGTAATTTAAGTTTTGTTGATGGTAGGGTAGAAAAAATAGGCGCTGAAAAATTTGAATTTCCTATTGGAGATGATGTGTATTACAGACCCTCTCTCAATGATGCAAACAGCAATCCTGATAATACTTATACAACCGAGTATTTCTTTGAAACTATTGGTAATATTCATCCTTATACCAGTAAAGAAGAAAGTATCGTCACAATAGATGAAGCTGAATATTGGAATTTGACACAAGAACAAGGAACAGATAAAGCAGTTTTGAGTCTTACTTTGGACAAAAATACAACGCCTGCCATTTTTTTTCAGGAAAGTAATGATACAGAATTGGCAATAGTAAGATGGGATGCTCCAACATCTAAGTGGATTAACGAAAAAGGAGTAACCACAGATCTTCTTACAGGAGCTGAGTATACGAAATTAGTGACTACTCAGGTCAGCGGTTATAGTATTTTTACAATAGCACTAGTAAAAAAGGCAAATCCAGAACCTCCATCTAATGAAATTGTAATTTATAATGCTGTTTCTCCCAATGGAGATGGAATAAATGATACTTTTCACATTAAAGGAATTGATAATTTTCCAAATAATAAAGTCGAAATTTATAACCGCTGGGGTGTAAAAGTATACGATGCCAAATCGTATAATGAGAGTGATAATATGTTTAGAGGTTATTCGGAAGGTCGTGATACTGTTAAGAAAAATGAAGGTTTGCCGGATGGAACTTATTTTTATATTTTAGAATATGAAAGTGCAGGCAAAACAAAGCGAAGAACAGGATATCTCTATATCAGCAAGGAGAACAAATAA
- a CDS encoding beta strand repeat-containing protein has translation MNKYLVILLSLLFPCVLLAQNKGIRVVDNKGTIIYVDPSKWFQVGSNLFNKNTNGNVAIGVIDTSSFKPVDYSRLYISNGGSTTLPVLKLDTPFDGELTDDVLTWDPSDFSVKKIAISTLSPNDWHILGNAGTDPATNFLGTTDNQDLSFRTYNTERMRIASSGNIGIGTVAPASTLEINSTAANTSGLRLTNLTSASPASTGATIGVNAAGDVVVVNSSVTATTVSNTSTGNTLTTTVNDVTGTAVNIINSNTLTATDGKLVSTVNGVETTPEVPILISANNGLTATSGNVQLDGALIKPTTITTDATNTLAVAGLQSASPTGTDNIVVVNSSGVLSTIDRSILNNGWLLKGNAGTNPANNFLGTTDDQPLFFRINDNYAGHIAQNNTSLGNSSLNPSATGQFNTAMGSNSLSALSDGTYNTATGFQNFQGLTSGSYNVAMGVENIGALTSGWNNIAIGAGNLSIETGNQNIAIGAGVGQGLLNGSSNILIGGSTSYRIDASGPNKSNEMNIGNALFGKAINSAIGTASIGINTNNPGNTFEVKSAAANTSGLRLSNLTSTSPATATSVATLGINATGDVVVVNSAPATTTNTLTATNGSLISTVNGIATIPAVPVLTSANNGLTATNGNVQLGGTLVNPTTTITTNGATNTLAIAGLQATTDVTDNLVLANPSTGLLRTITFPNLPVWTLVGNLGTTVGTNYLGTNDAQPLMFKVNKVQSGLLTTNNTSFGYQALLSVPIATTINNNTAMGTNALTALNSGTGENTAVGFNTINISTNSVANTAVGSYALAKIGNSTDGRNTAVGYLAMAGSNTTAVTVNTGSNNTAIGISAMNNASTALTGVYNVAIGANALTASAGGSYNTALGPNAGKTINGNNNIMIGGSSSNNINPSSAAVSNELNIGNTLFGTGINGTIGIGKIGINIQSPLVAELQVLGSVRTGTSTTGTIGQYSFAGGTNSVASATGSFAYGNGATASSGGATPVGYNTAFGGATASANGGYAFAAGVAIASGSYSAAFGSNSTTAGGNSSFAAGNKNIIDAGSGNSALFGVNNNIYSTATPIGGGTPGVGSFAAGNANKIYSQNSVALGSQNIMNYTTAGTAATPQGSVALGSGNTTDGNSTIAMGTGNTSSGTGNVAMGGGNIITNGSTYSIAAGNGNYIGDVAAAVSSFTAGGANHINSSSFSNALGQTNTITGSTASTIIGQNNSITSANNALVMGIYATIPTGYNGATILADASGGSTIISSTAANQFTGMFNGGYRFFTNRNNQTNRGLFINDDNTGTGRAKVGINNPTPNADLDVQGSQVVKVAIATGSYAVKTNDYMLVVPSGSSPANTITLPSAAANTGRVLMIKTSIINTSSVTVKTSSASEKFDGSWPASAISGGPIAGSTSILLDSTGINDHITVISDGTSWYVSN, from the coding sequence TTATTCTCGCTTGTATATTAGCAACGGGGGCAGCACCACATTACCTGTATTAAAATTGGATACACCTTTTGACGGAGAATTGACTGACGATGTGCTTACATGGGATCCAAGTGACTTTTCAGTTAAAAAAATAGCCATTAGTACATTATCGCCAAACGACTGGCATATATTGGGGAATGCTGGAACTGATCCTGCAACGAACTTCTTGGGGACTACAGATAATCAGGATTTATCATTTAGAACTTACAACACCGAAAGAATGCGTATTGCGTCATCTGGCAATATCGGTATAGGTACAGTTGCACCGGCAAGCACATTAGAAATTAATTCAACAGCGGCTAATACTTCTGGACTTAGACTGACTAATTTAACATCTGCTAGCCCAGCCTCAACTGGAGCAACAATTGGAGTAAATGCTGCTGGTGATGTAGTTGTTGTTAATAGTTCTGTTACGGCAACAACTGTATCCAACACTTCAACTGGAAATACTTTGACTACAACAGTAAACGACGTGACTGGAACTGCTGTCAATATCATCAATAGCAACACCTTAACAGCTACAGATGGCAAGCTAGTATCAACTGTAAATGGCGTAGAAACAACACCTGAAGTTCCTATACTCATTTCAGCAAACAATGGCTTGACAGCAACTAGTGGAAATGTGCAATTAGACGGTGCATTAATAAAACCAACAACAATAACTACTGATGCTACCAATACATTGGCAGTTGCAGGCTTACAATCGGCAAGCCCTACTGGTACTGATAATATAGTAGTTGTGAATTCATCTGGTGTTTTATCAACAATTGACCGCTCAATTTTAAACAACGGCTGGCTGTTAAAAGGAAATGCAGGTACAAACCCGGCTAATAACTTTTTAGGAACCACCGATGATCAACCATTATTTTTCCGCATAAATGATAATTATGCAGGTCACATAGCGCAAAATAATACCTCATTGGGTAACAGTTCATTAAATCCTTCTGCTACGGGTCAATTTAATACAGCTATGGGCAGCAATAGCCTCTCTGCTCTTAGTGATGGCACTTACAATACGGCTACAGGTTTTCAAAATTTTCAGGGTCTTACTTCTGGTAGTTATAATGTAGCTATGGGTGTTGAGAATATTGGAGCCCTTACTAGTGGTTGGAATAACATAGCCATAGGTGCCGGTAATCTTTCAATTGAGACTGGCAATCAAAATATAGCTATAGGTGCAGGTGTAGGCCAGGGATTGTTAAATGGTTCCAGTAATATCTTGATAGGTGGAAGTACCAGCTATAGGATAGATGCTTCTGGCCCAAATAAAAGTAATGAGATGAACATAGGTAACGCCTTATTTGGTAAAGCGATAAATAGTGCCATTGGTACAGCCAGTATCGGTATCAATACCAACAATCCGGGCAACACATTTGAAGTTAAATCTGCTGCAGCAAATACATCGGGACTTAGGCTAAGCAATTTAACATCAACAAGCCCAGCAACAGCGACAAGTGTTGCAACGCTAGGTATAAATGCTACCGGCGATGTTGTTGTTGTAAATAGTGCTCCGGCTACTACAACCAATACCTTAACAGCCACAAACGGAAGTTTAATATCAACTGTAAACGGCATAGCAACAATACCTGCAGTTCCTGTACTAACTTCTGCAAACAATGGCTTAACAGCGACTAATGGCAATGTGCAATTAGGTGGCACATTAGTTAACCCAACCACAACTATTACTACCAATGGTGCTACTAATACATTAGCAATTGCGGGCTTGCAAGCAACTACTGATGTTACAGATAATTTAGTATTAGCTAACCCTTCAACGGGTCTTTTACGAACAATTACCTTTCCTAATTTACCCGTATGGACGTTGGTAGGTAACTTAGGTACAACTGTGGGTACTAATTATCTGGGTACTAACGATGCCCAGCCTTTAATGTTCAAGGTCAACAAAGTCCAATCTGGCTTGCTTACTACAAATAATACCTCTTTTGGTTATCAGGCACTTCTAAGCGTACCAATTGCAACTACTATTAACAACAATACAGCTATGGGTACCAATGCACTCACAGCACTTAATAGTGGTACAGGAGAGAACACTGCTGTTGGCTTTAATACTATTAATATATCGACAAACAGTGTTGCTAATACAGCTGTAGGCTCTTATGCATTGGCAAAAATCGGTAACTCTACTGATGGCAGAAATACAGCAGTAGGCTATTTGGCAATGGCTGGCAGTAATACTACTGCGGTAACTGTCAATACCGGCAGCAACAATACAGCAATAGGGATAAGTGCAATGAATAATGCTAGCACAGCTCTTACTGGGGTCTATAATGTGGCAATTGGCGCTAATGCGCTTACCGCTAGTGCTGGGGGTAGTTATAACACCGCACTTGGTCCTAACGCAGGTAAAACAATTAATGGCAACAACAATATTATGATTGGTGGCTCGAGTAGCAATAATATAAACCCTTCCAGCGCTGCTGTCAGCAACGAATTAAATATTGGTAATACCTTATTTGGCACAGGTATAAATGGTACAATCGGTATAGGTAAAATAGGTATTAATATACAAAGCCCTCTTGTAGCCGAACTACAAGTATTGGGTTCGGTAAGAACCGGTACAAGTACAACAGGAACGATTGGTCAATACTCTTTTGCGGGAGGTACTAATAGCGTTGCTTCAGCAACTGGTTCGTTTGCTTATGGTAATGGAGCAACGGCAAGTTCAGGCGGAGCAACTCCTGTTGGTTACAATACTGCATTTGGCGGTGCTACTGCTAGTGCCAATGGTGGTTATGCATTTGCCGCAGGCGTTGCAATAGCCAGTGGAAGTTATAGTGCTGCATTTGGAAGTAACAGTACTACTGCAGGTGGAAATAGTTCTTTTGCCGCAGGTAATAAAAATATAATTGATGCGGGATCTGGTAATTCGGCGTTATTTGGAGTAAACAATAATATCTATTCAACTGCGACTCCAATTGGAGGAGGAACCCCTGGCGTTGGTTCTTTTGCGGCAGGAAATGCTAATAAGATCTACTCTCAAAATTCAGTTGCGTTAGGGTCACAAAATATTATGAATTATACTACAGCTGGTACAGCTGCTACTCCACAGGGATCTGTAGCTTTGGGATCTGGAAACACTACTGATGGTAATTCAACTATAGCTATGGGAACTGGAAACACTAGTTCTGGTACTGGTAATGTAGCCATGGGTGGTGGCAATATAATTACGAATGGCAGTACCTATAGTATTGCAGCGGGCAATGGTAATTATATAGGTGATGTCGCCGCTGCTGTTTCATCTTTTACAGCCGGGGGAGCAAACCATATTAACAGTAGTAGTTTTTCAAATGCACTAGGTCAAACTAATACTATTACCGGTTCTACTGCTTCAACAATAATAGGCCAAAATAACTCAATTACTAGTGCTAATAATGCACTGGTAATGGGGATATATGCTACTATACCAACAGGATATAATGGTGCAACAATTTTGGCTGATGCTTCTGGTGGTAGCACAATTATTTCATCTACAGCAGCAAACCAATTTACAGGTATGTTCAATGGTGGGTATCGCTTCTTTACCAATCGCAATAACCAAACAAACAGAGGATTGTTTATTAATGATGACAACACAGGCACAGGCAGAGCCAAAGTAGGTATCAATAACCCCACTCCTAACGCAGATTTGGATGTACAGGGGTCACAAGTAGTGAAAGTTGCTATTGCTACTGGCAGTTATGCAGTAAAAACGAACGACTACATGTTAGTTGTTCCTTCTGGCAGCAGTCCTGCAAATACCATTACATTGCCGTCTGCGGCTGCAAATACAGGCCGGGTACTGATGATTAAAACAAGCATCATTAATACTAGTTCAGTTACAGTTAAAACATCTTCCGCCTCTGAAAAATTTGACGGAAGCTGGCCTGCCTCTGCTATTTCTGGAGGACCTATCGCAGGAAGCACAAGCATTCTTCTTGATTCAACGGGAATTAATGATCATATAACTGTGATTTCTGATGGAACTTCCTGGTATGTGAGTAACTAA